From Cydia fagiglandana chromosome 24, ilCydFagi1.1, whole genome shotgun sequence, a single genomic window includes:
- the LOC134676600 gene encoding uncharacterized protein LOC134676600 has product MQRMTMFTSLLLAIAIVEAAPGIQNDVNNDPLVFISNPVESMFPGHWIPQSILKVILNRPNDPSTKQPLKNPDSKMLDSNSRKSSTSKSTSTPESTPTITKSGTTTTVAAKEITKPSSKTIIEELTTQEAATTLKARTKLTTAAKIPAPKTKASRTPKIPTSTKPSKFKRSTTVTVTVTGEVSNPHNVFASLLLAVNIVAAAPIQKDEKNDPLVFISNPVESMFPGHWIPQSILRVILNRPNDPSTKQPLKNPNNQLLDSKSRKSSTSKSSTSTPKSTPTTTKPRTTTTVATKKNTETTSKTTTEELTTKEVVITTPSTTIIEQTTPTTTVTTATTIATTPTPTTAASTTLETTVLTTPTTETTSTTPTTTPETPTVATSPTKHTRTTTTTTPWAPATGSELNNMNGGGG; this is encoded by the exons ATGCAACGCATGACAA TGTTTACCAGTCTATTACTTGCTATTGCGATAGTAGAAGCGGCTCCGGGAATTCAAAATGATGTTAATAACGACCCCCTTGTGTTCATATCGAACCCTGTAGAGTCCATGTTCCCTGGACATTGGATCCCGCAGAGCATACTCAAAGTAATTTTAAATAGACCAAATGATCCTTCTACGAAACAACCATTGAAAAATCCAGATAGCAAAATGCTCGATTCAAATTCAAGAAAATCATCTACATCTAAAAGTACTTCTACTCCTGAATCTACTCCCACTATTACCAAATCTGGAACCACAACTACTGTAGCTGCTAAAGAAATAACTAAACCTAGTTCAAAAACAATTATCGAAGAATTAACTACGCAAGAAGCAGCAACAACATTAAAAGCACGAACTAAACTAACAACAGCAGCAAAAATACCGGCACCAAAAACAAAGGCGTCAAGAACACCTAAAATACCAACATCAACAAAACCGTCCAAATTCAAAAGATCAACAACAGTAACAGTAACCGTAACGGGTGAAGTAAGCAATCCTCATAACG TGTTTGCAAGTCTACTACTTGCGGTTAATATAGTAGCAGCGGCTCCCATTCAGAAAGATGAAAAAAACGACCCTCTTGTGTTCATATCGAACCCCGTGGAGTCCATGTTCCCTGGACATTGGATCCCGCAGAGCATACTCCGAGTAATTTTAAACAGACCAAATGATCCTTCAACGAAACAACCATTGAAAAATCCAAATAACCAACTGCTCGATTCAAAATCAAGAAAATCATCTACATCTAAAAGTAGTACTTCTACTCCTAAATCTACTCCTACTACTACTAAACCTCGGACCACTACTACTGTAgctactaaaaaaaatacggAAACTACGTCAAAAACAACTACCGAAGAACTAACTACCAAGGAAGTTGTAATAACTACACCCTCAACAACGATAATAGAACAAACTACACCAACAACAACAGtaacaacagcaacaacaatAGCTACAACGCCGACACCAACAACAGCAGCATCAACAACATTAGAAACAACGGTATTAACAACGCCAACAACAGAAACAACATCAACAACACCTACAACAACACCAGAAACACCAACAGTAGCAACATCGCCGACAAAACACACacgaacaacaacaacaacgacACCATGGGCACCAGCAACAGGGTCCGAACTAAATAATATGAACGGCGGCGGCGGATAA